The following proteins are encoded in a genomic region of Oncorhynchus kisutch isolate 150728-3 linkage group LG18, Okis_V2, whole genome shotgun sequence:
- the LOC109908817 gene encoding transmembrane protein 108-like, producing MKRSLQVLRRQLLSVLAILSVPVGVVSSTQELYPSRTPKDPVSMSAPHSRHPNPLLPLPGWQQEDSSSGDPWSPQGGALPTGIIKPTTAPSSWGWHLTHHTSLAHTVTPPSKDSLIHAAATFSPNTVNSVRVNQDPGPSSVSPSPVKQAHSPSSGALNPGHSSNSLSADQGLLPNSVNQAHSPDTVNVNQGNSHPSPPSSAGPQSEVAPAAVEGTLDSGSALAPSLPCPLTDREHTLGLELGGPPAPTHTQEPMGGNVKEPTDTSQQDFTTELQPSSLSSSSSEDAAVDQTLWEHVEATPELSRPHAITLREVHPLVNEDPTLELKTDGNVTFHSSSVEGIPGKDPSSQWNSSSATEPPSTASGNFLNRLVPATTADPWGPGNGSSPALDSPLSSATICLSKMDIVWIVLAISVPVSSCSVLLTVCCMRRKKKSSNQENNLSYWNNAITMDYFNRHAVELPREITSLDNAEETCLPPNGDYRNSGVVLVNPFCQETLFINREKSCDI from the exons gtgttcTAGCGATCCTATCTGTGCCAGTGGGAGTGGTGTCCTCTACCCAGGAGCTGTACCCCAGCCGGACCCCCAAGGACCCTGTCTCCATGTCAGCGCCCCACAGCAGACACCCTAACCCGCTCCTGCCTCTCCCAGGCTGGCAGCAGGAGGACTCCAGCAGCGGGGACCCTTGGTCCCCCCAGGGAGGGGCGCTGCCCACAGGCATCATCAAGCCCACCACAGCCCCCAGCTCCTGGGGCTGGCATCTAACCCACCACACCAGCCTGGCACACACTGTGACACCACCCAGTAAAGACAGCCTCATTCATGCTGCAGCTACTTTCAGTCCTAACACTGTGAACTCTGTGAGAGTAAACCAAGACCCTGGCCCTAGCTCTGTCAGCCCCAGTCCAGTCAAGCAGGCCCATTCCCCCAGCTCTGGTGCTCTCAACCCAGGCCACAGCTCCAATTCTCTCAGTGCAGACCAGGGCCTCTTGCCCAACTCAGTCAATCAAGCCCATAGCCCAGATACTGTTAATGTTAACCAGGGCAACAGCCATCCTAGCCCTCCCAGCTCTGCTGGCCCACAGAGTGAGGTAGCTCCAGCTGCAGTGGAGGGGACTCTAGACTCTGGGTCTGCCCTGGCTCCTTCTTTGCCCTGCCCGCTCACAGATAGAGAGCATACTCTGGGCCTGGAGCTTGGTGGTCCACCGGcccccacacacacccaggaGCCTATGGGGGGGAATGTCAAGGAGCCCACAGACACCAGTCAGCAGGACTTCACCACTGAGCTgcagccttcctctctctcctcctcttcctcagaggATGCTGCTGTAGATCAGACCCTTTGGGAGCATGTTGAAGCCACGCCCGAGCTTTCCCGACCCCACGCCATCACCCTACGGGAGGTGCACCCCCTGGTCAACGAGGACCCCACCCTGGAGCTCAAAACAGATGGCAATGTCACTTTTCATAGCAGCAGTGTGGAGGGCATCCCTGGCAAGGACCCTTCCTCCCAGTGGAACAGCTCATCCGCTACGGAGCCCCCCTCCACGGCCAGTGGGAACTTTCTGAACCGACTGGTCCCCGCCACCACTGCAGACCCCTGGGGTCCTGGTAATGGCTCCAGCCCAGCTCTGGACTCACCGCTGTCCAGCGCCACCATCTGCCTGAGCAAGATGGACATTGTGTGGATCGTGTTGGCCATCAGTGTGCCTGTGTCCTCATGCT ctGTCCTGCTGACCGTGTGCTGtatgaggaggaagaagaagtcTTCAAATCAGGAGAACAACCTGAGCTACTGGAACAATGCCATCACCATGGACTACTTCAACAGGCATGCGGTGGAGCTGCCCCGGGAAATCACATCCCTTGACAATGCTGAG gagaCGTGTCTACCCCCTAACGGGGACTACAGAAACAGCGGGGTGGTGCTGGTTAACCCTTTCTGCCAGGAGACCTTGTTCATCAACAGAGAGAAGTCCTGCGACATCTAG